In one Pseudarthrobacter oxydans genomic region, the following are encoded:
- a CDS encoding SOS response-associated peptidase, with translation MARAVGDLLAEFDAELEDEVNIPPSWNVAPTDDVPIVLERLVDDGPAARQVRQLHVARWGLVPSWANDPGIGSRMINARSESVLEKPAFRKAARSRRCAVPADGYYEWKQGPGKSKQPYYVHPDGGKGLVFAGLYEWWKDPAWPAGEPGGWMLSTAILTTDTPPPGSESTVFGKLTALHDRVPLPMDKATMRAWLDPTADEAAGLVDLVRAGVKDVAADWHVDSVGKEVGNVRNNGPELIRPVEALF, from the coding sequence ATGGCCCGTGCCGTGGGGGACCTCCTGGCCGAGTTCGACGCCGAGCTGGAGGACGAGGTGAACATTCCTCCGTCGTGGAATGTCGCCCCGACGGACGACGTTCCCATCGTCCTTGAACGCCTGGTGGATGACGGGCCGGCTGCCAGGCAGGTGCGCCAGCTCCATGTTGCCCGGTGGGGGCTGGTCCCGTCCTGGGCCAACGACCCGGGCATCGGCTCGCGGATGATCAACGCACGCAGTGAGTCCGTGCTTGAGAAGCCGGCGTTCCGCAAGGCCGCCAGGTCGCGCCGCTGTGCGGTCCCGGCAGATGGATACTACGAATGGAAGCAGGGGCCGGGAAAGTCGAAGCAGCCGTACTATGTCCATCCGGACGGGGGTAAGGGCCTGGTCTTCGCAGGGCTCTATGAGTGGTGGAAGGATCCCGCGTGGCCGGCGGGGGAGCCGGGCGGCTGGATGCTCTCCACGGCCATCCTGACCACTGACACCCCGCCGCCCGGCAGCGAGTCAACGGTGTTTGGAAAACTGACGGCCTTGCATGACCGCGTGCCGCTGCCGATGGACAAAGCCACGATGCGGGCATGGCTCGACCCAACCGCGGACGAAGCCGCCGGCCTGGTGGACCTGGTGCGGGCGGGGGTCAAGGACGTGGCGGCGGACTGGCACGTGGACTCTGTGGGAAAAGAAGTCGGCAACGTCCGGAACAACGGGCCGGAACTCATCCGGCCCGTGGAGGCCCTCTTCTAG
- a CDS encoding DNA polymerase III subunit alpha, translated as MSFTHLHVSTAFSAHYGVSWPEELAQAAAADGATALACTDRDGMYGTIKHLKACMGAGIDPIVGVDLAVFDDDGDHRTQLAGRVVVLARGNNNGAGYRALCRLISDAHARTSGKSGGTVPAAVTRAELASRTLDPQTLKPVLTVLVGPDSDVGRAMGGRRYLRPRTLFKQWLDAMPAGTLVAEIVSQLSAPGKPLSTAHAVRMLKLAEEHHVPAILTNAVRYCAADGAPTADVLDSARTLKSLPQLAEEPLLQLTGQGWLKSSAEMLRLGKEIISAAGYGAADLKQLMAQTEALADLCRIDPVTDMGWKQPVVPEASVIGISQDPHLELVQRCQAGITRRFPGVTGTAGQRMRSRLDHELGIIRNLGFSSYFLTVAEVSRMIQEMGVRAAARGSGASSLVNYLIDVSQVNPLQHDLIFERFLSQDRATLPDIDIDVESAERHNVYHRIFERFGAERVTLMSMQNGYRARGAVRDAGMALGMDGDEVGEIAKQLWRFSARNFREALQEKPELREFAGRVEQRDLDGNQQLDLLVDLTERLDRLPRHISMHPCGVILGDATLLDRTPVQPSGIGLPMSQFDKHDMDPMGMLKLDVLGVRMQSAMAFAVREVIRIHPSKEEVVAAGKHSPGPDGTGPDYIADNGRIDLNAVPLDDEATFELIRSTHTLGCFQIESPGQRELIGKMAPREFNDLIIDISLFRPGPMKSDMVRPFLEHRHGFAPEVYPHPDLKPVLAETHGVTVFHEQILKTFDVMTGCGLARADEFRRALGNEVLELGVEEFFRKAARERGYAPVVVDNVWGTLKAFGSFGFCKAHGAAFAVPTYQSAWLKAHHPEAFLAGLWEHDPGMYPKRLLVAEARRLGIPILPLDINRSKAEYRVERVEQGPDAGKLGIRLSLNGIYGLSATELKRIVAGQPFDSLADLRARSRVSKPSIKRLAQLGAFDSLHREAGGNANRADLVQHLQKLQGAGSGRKGVEVIEGQLSLPLGDVELRNVKPGLPAPTLVETVRAELDLMAVDVSSHLMDSHRPMLNRLGVTTADKLLGLRNGTEVLVAGVRVATQTPPMRGGRRVVFISIDDGTGCIDSVFFHEAQEKAGMLLFGTRLLLIRGTTRRTGPRGISLSASMAWDLSRAETLPFQESQAQEPEARHPLDGITRTLAITGFGG; from the coding sequence ATGAGCTTCACCCATCTTCACGTCTCCACTGCCTTCAGTGCGCACTACGGCGTCTCCTGGCCAGAGGAACTGGCACAGGCCGCCGCCGCTGACGGTGCAACGGCCCTTGCATGCACTGACCGTGACGGCATGTACGGAACCATCAAACACCTCAAGGCATGCATGGGAGCGGGCATCGATCCCATTGTGGGTGTTGACCTTGCGGTATTTGACGACGACGGCGATCACCGCACCCAGCTTGCCGGCAGGGTGGTGGTGCTGGCCCGGGGCAACAACAACGGGGCGGGCTACCGCGCGCTCTGCAGGCTGATATCAGATGCCCATGCCCGCACCTCCGGGAAATCCGGGGGAACAGTTCCAGCCGCCGTGACCAGGGCCGAACTTGCCTCCCGAACCCTCGATCCCCAAACCCTGAAACCGGTGCTGACTGTCCTGGTCGGGCCTGATTCCGACGTCGGCCGCGCCATGGGCGGGCGGCGCTACCTTCGTCCGCGCACCCTCTTCAAGCAATGGTTGGACGCCATGCCCGCAGGCACTTTGGTTGCCGAGATAGTTTCCCAGCTCAGCGCACCCGGAAAGCCCTTGAGTACCGCCCATGCTGTCCGCATGCTCAAGCTGGCAGAAGAGCATCATGTTCCTGCAATCCTGACAAACGCCGTAAGGTACTGCGCTGCAGACGGAGCGCCCACCGCGGATGTGCTCGACTCAGCCCGCACCCTGAAATCCCTGCCGCAACTCGCGGAAGAGCCCCTGCTGCAGCTAACAGGCCAAGGCTGGCTTAAATCCTCCGCGGAGATGCTCCGTCTGGGCAAGGAGATCATTTCTGCGGCAGGCTATGGTGCAGCGGACCTCAAGCAGCTGATGGCGCAGACCGAGGCGCTGGCGGACCTCTGCAGGATTGATCCGGTCACGGACATGGGGTGGAAGCAGCCCGTGGTGCCGGAAGCTTCAGTCATCGGGATCAGCCAGGATCCGCACCTTGAACTGGTCCAGCGGTGCCAGGCTGGAATCACCAGGCGCTTCCCGGGAGTTACCGGCACTGCCGGACAAAGGATGCGCTCCCGGCTCGATCACGAACTGGGCATCATCCGCAACCTCGGCTTCTCCTCCTATTTCCTGACAGTTGCCGAGGTCTCCCGCATGATCCAGGAAATGGGAGTGCGGGCAGCAGCCCGTGGATCCGGCGCCTCAAGCCTGGTCAATTACCTGATCGACGTCAGCCAGGTGAACCCCCTGCAGCATGACCTGATTTTCGAACGCTTCCTGTCGCAGGACCGGGCAACCCTTCCGGATATTGACATAGACGTTGAAAGCGCGGAGCGGCACAACGTCTACCACCGGATTTTTGAGCGCTTTGGTGCTGAGCGGGTCACCCTGATGAGCATGCAGAATGGCTACCGGGCCAGGGGCGCAGTGCGGGACGCCGGCATGGCGCTGGGCATGGACGGCGACGAAGTGGGGGAGATTGCCAAGCAGTTGTGGCGCTTTTCTGCCCGCAATTTCCGTGAAGCGCTGCAGGAAAAACCTGAGCTCCGGGAGTTCGCCGGCCGGGTGGAACAGCGGGACCTGGATGGAAACCAGCAGCTTGATCTGCTGGTGGACCTGACGGAACGCCTTGACAGGCTGCCCCGGCATATTTCCATGCATCCCTGCGGCGTGATCCTTGGCGACGCAACCCTGCTGGACCGCACTCCCGTGCAGCCCAGCGGAATTGGCCTCCCCATGAGCCAGTTCGATAAGCACGACATGGATCCCATGGGAATGCTCAAGCTTGATGTCCTTGGGGTCCGGATGCAGAGCGCCATGGCTTTTGCCGTGCGGGAAGTCATCCGCATCCACCCCTCCAAGGAAGAAGTGGTGGCAGCCGGAAAGCATTCACCTGGTCCGGACGGGACCGGTCCCGACTACATTGCCGACAACGGGCGCATCGACCTCAATGCCGTCCCGCTGGACGATGAAGCCACCTTTGAACTGATCAGGAGCACCCACACCCTGGGCTGCTTCCAGATTGAATCGCCCGGGCAGCGTGAGCTCATTGGCAAGATGGCGCCCCGGGAATTCAACGACCTCATCATCGATATTTCACTGTTCCGCCCCGGCCCCATGAAATCGGACATGGTCCGGCCCTTCCTTGAGCACAGGCACGGATTCGCCCCCGAGGTGTACCCCCATCCGGACCTGAAACCGGTGCTCGCGGAGACCCACGGCGTCACCGTTTTCCACGAACAGATCCTGAAGACCTTCGACGTCATGACAGGCTGCGGACTGGCACGTGCGGACGAGTTCCGCCGTGCCCTGGGCAACGAGGTCCTTGAGTTGGGCGTGGAGGAGTTCTTCCGCAAAGCGGCCCGGGAAAGGGGCTACGCGCCCGTTGTGGTGGACAACGTCTGGGGAACCTTGAAAGCCTTCGGAAGCTTCGGATTCTGCAAAGCGCATGGTGCTGCCTTTGCAGTCCCCACCTACCAGTCGGCCTGGCTGAAGGCGCACCACCCCGAAGCATTCCTTGCCGGGCTGTGGGAGCACGATCCCGGGATGTACCCCAAAAGGCTGCTGGTAGCGGAAGCACGGCGCCTGGGCATCCCGATCCTCCCGTTGGACATCAACCGCAGCAAGGCAGAATACCGGGTGGAACGGGTAGAGCAAGGCCCGGATGCAGGAAAGCTGGGAATCAGGCTAAGCCTGAACGGCATTTACGGATTGTCCGCAACAGAACTTAAGCGGATCGTTGCCGGCCAGCCCTTTGACTCACTCGCAGACCTGAGGGCACGGTCCAGGGTCAGCAAGCCCAGCATCAAGCGGCTGGCCCAGCTGGGCGCTTTTGATTCCCTTCACCGGGAGGCAGGCGGCAACGCAAACCGTGCGGACCTTGTCCAACACCTGCAAAAACTCCAAGGTGCCGGCAGCGGACGGAAAGGTGTGGAGGTTATCGAGGGTCAGCTCTCCCTGCCTTTGGGGGATGTTGAACTGCGCAACGTCAAGCCCGGGCTGCCGGCGCCTACCCTGGTGGAAACTGTGCGGGCCGAACTCGACCTGATGGCTGTTGATGTCAGCAGCCACCTGATGGACAGCCACCGGCCGATGCTCAACAGGCTGGGAGTCACCACGGCGGACAAGCTCCTCGGCCTGCGGAACGGGACGGAAGTATTGGTGGCCGGGGTTCGCGTGGCAACCCAGACGCCGCCCATGCGGGGCGGCCGGCGGGTAGTTTTCATCAGCATCGACGACGGCACCGGCTGCATCGATTCGGTCTTCTTCCATGAAGCCCAGGAAAAGGCAGGAATGCTCCTCTTTGGAACCCGGCTGCTCCTGATCCGTGGCACCACCAGGCGGACCGGCCCGCGGGGAATCAGCCTGAGCGCGAGCATGGCCTGGGACCTGAGCCGCGCCGAAACCTTGCCGTTCCAGGAGTCCCAGGCGCAGGAACCGGAGGCCCGGCACCCCCTGGACGGAATCACCCGGACCCTCGCCATCACGGGATTCGGCGGCTGA
- the thrS gene encoding threonine--tRNA ligase: protein MSDAQQITLLVDGEETKVTTGTTGAELFFERRDVVVARVNGELKDLDQELPEGADVEGVTIDSPDGLNVLRHSTAHVMAQAVQQLRPDAKLGIGPYITDGFYFDFDVAEPFTPEDLKTLEKMMQKIINQNQKFVRRVVNEDEAREAMKDEPYKLELLGKKNEAAEAGEGVNVEVGAGDITIYDNVERKDGTTVWCDLCRGPHLPNTKLISNAFALTRSSSAYWLGNQKNQQLQRIYGTAWPTKDALKAYQERIAEAERRDHRKLGSELDLFSFPDELGSGLPVFHPKGGIIRKEMEDYSRQRHVEAGYEFVYTPHITKGHLYEVSGHLDWYKDGMFPAMHVDAELNEDGTVRKPGQDYYLKPMNCPMHNLVFRARGRSYRELPLRLFEFGSVYRYEKSGVVHGLTRVRGMTQDDAHIYCTREQMKDELTKTLTFVLDLLKDYGLNDFYLELSTKDPEKFVGDDAAWDEATRTLAEVAEESGLELVADPGGAAFYGPKISVQAKDALGRTWQMSTIQLDFNLPERFELEFQAADGTRQRPVMIHRALFGSIERFMGVLTEHYAGAFPAWLAPVQVVGIPVAETFNEYMFDVVDQLKAAGIRAEVDTSSDRFPKKIRTASKDKIPFVLIAGGDDAEAGAVSFRFRDGSQDNGVPVAEAVKRITEAVRNRTS, encoded by the coding sequence GTGTCAGATGCCCAGCAGATCACCCTTCTCGTCGATGGCGAAGAGACCAAGGTGACTACCGGGACAACCGGTGCGGAACTCTTCTTTGAGCGCCGTGATGTTGTTGTTGCCCGCGTCAACGGCGAGCTTAAGGACCTGGACCAGGAACTGCCTGAAGGCGCCGACGTCGAGGGCGTCACCATCGATTCCCCGGACGGGCTGAACGTCCTCCGCCACTCCACCGCCCACGTCATGGCGCAGGCCGTCCAGCAGCTGCGCCCGGACGCCAAACTGGGCATCGGCCCGTACATCACCGACGGCTTCTACTTCGACTTCGATGTTGCCGAACCGTTCACTCCCGAGGACCTCAAGACCCTCGAAAAGATGATGCAGAAGATCATCAACCAGAACCAGAAGTTCGTCCGCCGTGTGGTCAATGAGGACGAGGCCCGCGAAGCCATGAAGGACGAGCCTTACAAGCTTGAACTCCTGGGCAAGAAGAACGAAGCCGCAGAGGCCGGCGAAGGCGTCAACGTCGAGGTCGGTGCCGGCGACATCACCATCTACGACAACGTGGAGCGCAAGGACGGGACCACCGTCTGGTGCGACCTTTGCCGTGGGCCGCACCTGCCCAACACAAAGCTGATCTCCAATGCCTTCGCCCTCACCCGTTCGTCCTCCGCCTACTGGCTGGGTAACCAGAAGAACCAGCAGCTGCAGCGGATCTACGGCACTGCGTGGCCTACCAAGGATGCCCTCAAGGCCTACCAGGAGCGCATCGCCGAGGCCGAACGCCGCGACCACCGCAAGCTTGGCTCTGAGCTGGACCTGTTCTCCTTCCCGGACGAACTCGGCTCGGGCCTTCCCGTCTTCCACCCCAAGGGCGGCATCATCCGCAAGGAGATGGAGGACTACTCCCGGCAGCGCCATGTTGAGGCCGGCTATGAGTTCGTGTACACGCCGCACATCACCAAGGGCCACCTGTACGAGGTCTCGGGCCACCTGGACTGGTACAAGGACGGCATGTTCCCGGCCATGCACGTGGACGCCGAACTCAATGAAGACGGCACAGTCCGCAAGCCCGGCCAGGATTACTACCTCAAGCCGATGAACTGCCCCATGCACAACCTGGTCTTCCGGGCCCGCGGACGCTCCTACCGTGAGCTGCCCCTGCGGCTGTTCGAATTCGGGTCGGTGTACCGGTACGAGAAGTCCGGCGTGGTGCACGGCCTGACCCGGGTCCGCGGCATGACACAGGACGACGCCCACATCTACTGCACCCGCGAGCAGATGAAGGATGAGCTCACCAAGACCCTGACGTTCGTGCTGGACCTGCTCAAGGACTACGGCCTGAACGACTTCTACCTGGAGCTCTCCACCAAGGATCCCGAGAAGTTCGTCGGTGACGACGCCGCCTGGGACGAAGCTACCCGGACCCTGGCCGAAGTGGCCGAGGAATCGGGCCTGGAACTTGTCGCTGATCCGGGCGGGGCCGCGTTCTACGGCCCCAAGATTTCCGTGCAGGCGAAGGACGCCCTGGGCCGGACCTGGCAGATGTCCACCATCCAGCTGGACTTCAACCTGCCGGAACGGTTCGAACTGGAGTTCCAGGCGGCAGACGGCACCCGCCAGCGGCCCGTCATGATCCACCGCGCACTGTTCGGATCGATTGAGCGGTTCATGGGAGTGCTCACCGAGCATTACGCCGGCGCCTTCCCCGCCTGGCTTGCCCCGGTGCAGGTGGTGGGCATCCCGGTGGCGGAAACGTTCAACGAGTACATGTTCGACGTCGTCGACCAGCTTAAGGCCGCAGGCATCCGTGCCGAGGTGGACACCTCCTCGGACCGGTTCCCGAAGAAGATCCGCACCGCCAGCAAGGACAAGATCCCGTTCGTGCTGATCGCCGGCGGGGATGACGCCGAGGCAGGCGCAGTGTCGTTCCGCTTCCGGGACGGAAGCCAGGACAACGGCGTGCCCGTGGCAGAGGCAGTCAAGCGGATCACGGAAGCCGTCCGTAACCGGACCAGCTAG
- the pgsA gene encoding phosphatidylinositol phosphate synthase yields MLNRHARGFFTALFTPLARWLLKIGVSPDAVTVVGTAGVVVGALVFYPLGQLWWGTLFITAFIFSDVLDGIMARMREVGSRWGNFLDSTLDRIADGALFAGLAVWFFTGGANVPIAVAAMVCLVLGMVVSYARAKAESLGFTANTGIAERAERLVSVLVVTGFTGLGLPELVLLVTLLLLAVASFITVVQRVLSVRRQSLAEPSPAD; encoded by the coding sequence ATGCTGAATAGGCATGCCCGCGGTTTCTTCACCGCACTGTTCACCCCGCTTGCCCGCTGGCTCCTCAAGATCGGTGTTTCGCCGGATGCGGTAACGGTCGTCGGCACGGCCGGCGTCGTGGTGGGTGCCCTGGTCTTCTATCCGCTCGGCCAGCTTTGGTGGGGAACCCTGTTCATCACCGCGTTCATCTTCTCCGATGTCCTGGACGGCATCATGGCCAGGATGCGGGAGGTGGGCAGCCGGTGGGGCAACTTCCTTGACTCCACGCTTGACCGGATCGCCGACGGCGCCCTGTTCGCCGGCCTGGCCGTGTGGTTCTTCACCGGCGGGGCGAACGTTCCCATCGCCGTGGCAGCCATGGTCTGCCTGGTCCTTGGCATGGTGGTTTCCTATGCCAGGGCAAAGGCCGAGTCGCTGGGGTTCACGGCCAACACCGGGATCGCGGAGCGGGCCGAGCGCCTCGTCTCCGTGCTGGTGGTTACCGGCTTCACGGGCCTTGGACTTCCGGAACTGGTGCTCCTGGTGACGCTCCTGCTGCTGGCCGTGGCCAGCTTCATCACAGTGGTCCAGCGCGTGCTTTCCGTCCGCCGC
- a CDS encoding chorismate mutase: MATIQGNDRDALADKEQLAAVRIAVDEVDEQIVTLIARRERLIRIAGTLKGDDAEVRAPGRVERIIEHVRSAAEKKDIDPDIVESTYRAMISGFIELEMRVHKGNS, encoded by the coding sequence ATGGCGACAATTCAAGGAAATGATCGAGATGCTTTGGCCGACAAGGAACAGCTCGCTGCGGTCCGCATTGCTGTCGACGAGGTGGATGAGCAGATTGTCACCCTCATCGCCCGCCGGGAACGGCTGATCCGGATTGCCGGAACCCTCAAGGGTGATGACGCCGAGGTCCGTGCGCCCGGGCGCGTGGAACGGATCATTGAGCATGTCCGCTCGGCAGCCGAGAAAAAAGACATCGACCCGGACATTGTGGAGTCCACGTACCGGGCAATGATCTCCGGCTTCATCGAACTGGAAATGCGGGTCCACAAAGGGAACAGCTGA
- a CDS encoding DUF2177 family protein, whose product MVILQFLVVAAAFAAIDAVWLKLMNPFYRSHIGELLADKPHLGYAVAFYVIYIAGIVFFALRPALDGGNWLTALGYGAALGAFAYATYDLTNAATLKVWPLQLLVVDMLWGAVLTGLSTVAGWLVFQGRA is encoded by the coding sequence ATGGTCATATTGCAGTTCCTGGTGGTCGCCGCCGCCTTCGCGGCGATTGACGCCGTCTGGCTCAAGCTGATGAATCCCTTTTACCGCAGCCACATCGGCGAGCTGCTGGCGGATAAACCACACCTAGGTTACGCCGTCGCCTTCTATGTCATTTACATCGCCGGGATTGTGTTTTTCGCCCTCCGGCCTGCCCTCGACGGCGGCAACTGGCTCACTGCCCTGGGTTACGGCGCGGCATTGGGCGCCTTCGCCTACGCCACCTACGACCTCACCAATGCCGCCACCCTGAAGGTGTGGCCGCTGCAGCTGCTCGTGGTGGACATGCTGTGGGGCGCCGTACTCACCGGGCTGTCCACGGTTGCCGGCTGGCTTGTATTCCAGGGACGCGCCTGA
- a CDS encoding VOC family protein has translation MQPRVDFISLGVRSVSASRAFYVDGLGWPVHRELEGDVVFIQVNHGLVLSLWDVRQMQADAGVSPPGPVPCITLSHNLPSTEDVDRVMEEAAAAGAAIIAEPITQPWGGYSGYFADPDGFRWEVAYNPAWRVDDDGAVTV, from the coding sequence ATGCAGCCCAGAGTCGACTTCATCTCACTAGGTGTCCGCAGCGTTTCCGCCTCCCGCGCGTTCTATGTGGACGGCCTTGGCTGGCCGGTCCACCGTGAACTTGAGGGTGATGTTGTGTTCATCCAGGTGAACCACGGTTTGGTGCTGTCCCTGTGGGACGTCCGCCAGATGCAGGCTGACGCCGGCGTCAGTCCGCCCGGTCCGGTTCCCTGCATCACGCTTAGCCACAACCTTCCGTCCACTGAGGACGTGGACCGGGTCATGGAAGAAGCGGCCGCGGCGGGGGCTGCCATCATCGCGGAGCCCATCACCCAGCCGTGGGGCGGGTACAGCGGATACTTCGCCGATCCGGACGGCTTCCGGTGGGAGGTTGCCTACAACCCCGCCTGGAGAGTGGACGACGACGGCGCGGTCACCGTATAG
- a CDS encoding HIT domain-containing protein: MQENTGAGYPGDAGVTDDFDLAGVPDAFQRLWTPHRMAYIKGGQHQFKNENDCPFCVGPGRTDEEALIVHRGKTCYVVLNLFPYNPGHLLVCPYRHIPDYTDLTLDETAEFAELTQTAMKVLRKVANPGGFNLGMNQGVVGGAGIAAHLHQHIVPRWGGDGNFFPIIAQTKAITQTLDEVRQQVADAWPGETDAE; the protein is encoded by the coding sequence GTGCAGGAGAACACAGGCGCAGGGTATCCAGGCGATGCCGGCGTTACCGACGACTTTGACCTCGCCGGTGTCCCGGACGCCTTCCAGCGCCTGTGGACTCCGCACCGCATGGCCTACATCAAAGGCGGGCAGCACCAGTTCAAGAATGAGAACGACTGCCCCTTCTGCGTTGGCCCCGGACGGACTGACGAGGAAGCCCTTATCGTCCACCGTGGAAAGACCTGCTACGTGGTGCTGAACCTCTTTCCCTACAACCCCGGCCATCTCCTGGTGTGCCCGTACCGTCACATTCCCGACTACACAGACCTGACTCTCGACGAGACCGCCGAGTTCGCGGAACTCACCCAGACCGCCATGAAGGTCCTGCGGAAAGTGGCCAACCCGGGGGGCTTCAACCTGGGCATGAACCAGGGCGTCGTGGGCGGTGCCGGAATCGCGGCGCACCTCCACCAGCACATCGTTCCCCGCTGGGGCGGTGACGGGAATTTCTTCCCGATCATCGCCCAGACCAAGGCCATTACGCAGACCCTCGACGAGGTCCGCCAGCAGGTGGCCGACGCCTGGCCCGGGGAGACGGATGCTGAATAG
- a CDS encoding DUF6504 family protein — MGMFSQSVDVECTADGEPQRLLWAGRSYAVCAEPVRWYERRQWWAEESRAPLGSGRGLVDHEIWRVQVRPDHPVRGVQGPEETLTLDLTRHIQSGRWRLLRIHDALRPRTA; from the coding sequence ATGGGCATGTTCAGCCAATCCGTGGACGTCGAGTGCACCGCCGACGGCGAACCGCAGCGCCTGCTGTGGGCAGGACGTTCCTATGCTGTTTGTGCTGAACCGGTGCGCTGGTACGAACGCCGGCAATGGTGGGCGGAAGAAAGCCGCGCTCCGCTTGGCAGCGGCCGCGGACTGGTGGACCACGAAATCTGGCGGGTCCAGGTGCGGCCTGACCACCCTGTCCGTGGGGTCCAGGGGCCGGAAGAAACCCTGACGCTTGACCTCACCAGGCATATCCAAAGCGGCCGCTGGCGGCTGCTGCGCATCCATGACGCACTCCGGCCCAGGACAGCATGA
- a CDS encoding mycoredoxin: protein MDFTPDSGTITMFSTTWCGYCNRLKKQLDAQGIGYTEINIEEVEGTAELVEQLNGGNRTVPTVLFPDGTAATNPSAAEVKTRLAA from the coding sequence GTGGACTTCACTCCCGACTCCGGCACCATCACCATGTTTTCCACTACCTGGTGCGGCTACTGCAACCGGCTGAAGAAGCAGCTGGATGCCCAGGGCATCGGCTACACCGAGATCAACATCGAGGAAGTCGAAGGCACTGCCGAACTCGTGGAGCAGCTTAACGGGGGCAACCGCACGGTACCCACCGTCCTCTTCCCGGACGGCACCGCGGCCACGAATCCGTCCGCAGCCGAGGTCAAGACCCGCCTCGCAGCCTAG
- a CDS encoding biotin/lipoate A/B protein ligase family protein, giving the protein MTIGEHSNMYDDGPGPRTLTVVRQEKSLGAGRDLELGLELLARVKKGDIGPTLRLYRPAPTVAFGQRDTRLPGFEAAARACRANGFEPLVRRAGGRAAAYHEGTLVVDHLQPDADAIAGSKTRFGYFGELFAEVLRSVGVQAAVGEIPGEYCPGEFSVHGTDPADGGHQVKLVGTAQRVVAGGWLFSSVIVVENSAPIRKVLTDSYAALGLDWNPATAGAVEDLVPGVDVAAVENALLAAYAGHAVLKAASFSSLGA; this is encoded by the coding sequence ATGACCATAGGGGAGCATAGCAACATGTACGACGACGGCCCGGGGCCCCGCACGCTAACCGTTGTGCGGCAGGAAAAGTCGCTGGGCGCGGGCCGTGACCTGGAGCTCGGCCTGGAACTCCTGGCACGGGTGAAGAAGGGGGACATTGGCCCCACACTCCGGCTTTACCGGCCTGCGCCCACCGTGGCCTTCGGCCAGCGTGACACCCGGTTGCCGGGCTTTGAGGCGGCTGCCCGGGCGTGCAGGGCCAACGGCTTCGAGCCCCTGGTCCGCCGGGCAGGGGGGCGGGCGGCCGCCTACCATGAGGGGACCCTGGTGGTGGACCACCTTCAACCGGACGCCGACGCCATCGCAGGCTCCAAAACCAGGTTCGGTTACTTTGGGGAGCTGTTTGCCGAGGTACTGCGCAGCGTCGGCGTTCAGGCGGCCGTGGGCGAGATTCCGGGCGAATACTGCCCCGGCGAGTTCAGCGTGCACGGAACCGACCCGGCTGACGGCGGCCACCAGGTGAAGCTGGTGGGCACGGCGCAACGCGTAGTGGCCGGCGGCTGGCTCTTCAGTTCCGTCATTGTGGTGGAAAACTCTGCGCCCATCCGCAAAGTGCTGACCGACAGCTATGCCGCCCTGGGGCTGGACTGGAACCCCGCCACGGCAGGTGCGGTCGAAGACCTGGTCCCTGGCGTGGACGTTGCCGCGGTGGAAAATGCCTTGCTTGCCGCCTACGCGGGCCATGCCGTCCTGAAGGCCGCTTCCTTCAGCAGCCTGGGGGCATGA